Proteins encoded by one window of Clostridium bornimense:
- a CDS encoding nucleoside deaminase, giving the protein MDYMKIALEEAKKAYNKGEVPVGAIIVKDGEIIAKGYNLKETLNDVTAHAEINAIRNASKKINNWRLNGCEMYVTLEPCFMCAAAIAQARLSRLYIGTFDERMGGCGTIDNIINRDDINNHVNVIWQYDERCSNILKEFFKCRRNGDK; this is encoded by the coding sequence ATGGATTATATGAAAATAGCTTTAGAGGAAGCAAAAAAAGCATATAATAAAGGTGAGGTTCCAGTAGGTGCAATAATAGTTAAGGACGGAGAAATTATTGCCAAAGGTTATAACTTAAAGGAAACTCTTAATGATGTAACAGCACATGCAGAAATAAATGCCATTAGAAATGCCAGCAAAAAAATTAATAATTGGAGGCTTAATGGATGTGAGATGTATGTTACTTTAGAGCCATGTTTTATGTGTGCTGCTGCTATAGCGCAGGCTAGATTAAGTAGGTTATATATAGGAACATTTGATGAACGAATGGGCGGATGTGGGACCATAGATAATATAATTAATAGAGATGATATAAATAATCATGTTAATGTTATATGGCAATATGATGAAAGATGTAGTAATATCTTAAAAGAATTTTTTAAATGTAGAAGAAATGGAGATAAGTAA
- a CDS encoding (2Fe-2S)-binding protein has protein sequence MEQNIKPEILDKITKVCLCKGISRATIKEAIKKGARTVEEVKEATGATVGGCNGKRCAYKIEELLKEYYSQFEE, from the coding sequence ATGGAGCAAAATATAAAACCAGAAATTCTTGATAAAATAACGAAGGTTTGCTTATGTAAAGGAATTTCAAGGGCTACAATAAAAGAAGCAATAAAAAAAGGTGCTAGAACTGTAGAAGAAGTTAAGGAAGCGACTGGAGCTACTGTTGGTGGATGCAATGGTAAAAGATGTGCATATAAAATTGAGGAGTTACTAAAGGAATATTATTCTCAGTTCGAAGAATAG